One Mycolicibacterium crocinum DNA window includes the following coding sequences:
- a CDS encoding exodeoxyribonuclease VII small subunit gives MTQPPEPDETTPISQLGYEDCRDQLIEVVRVLEQGGLDLDSSLKLWERGEELARRCEEHLAGARKRIEDALSSRDDDED, from the coding sequence ATGACACAGCCACCTGAACCAGACGAAACAACACCCATTAGTCAGCTTGGCTACGAAGATTGCCGGGACCAACTGATCGAGGTGGTCCGGGTGCTCGAGCAAGGCGGGCTCGATCTTGATTCGTCGCTGAAACTGTGGGAACGAGGCGAGGAACTGGCACGACGCTGCGAGGAGCACTTAGCCGGAGCGCGCAAACGCATCGAGGACGCGCTCTCCTCCCGCGACGACGACGAGGACTGA
- a CDS encoding nuclear transport factor 2 family protein, producing MFDEEMFQQALNRPRLKGHVPRFLDSNRAEPIRVYQEPELQAMTKQWFVDFDRKLEHYSTHFDTDLSWVMTWAKKYWWSFLVRDMDLNHELYASDIRYTDVTTFGRTIVGIDDFVTYNFAFFDAIPDWRYDPLPDQVYLDVTPEGTVRTVIRYIGSGHWTGPLRLYPYDESAPCIYGNGRFIQAPAVDRYHFNADGLMAEGETLYDILDGLQRGGVLPRDDSWLFHGMFAASRIPVVAQAAWRRLRAKA from the coding sequence GTGTTCGACGAAGAGATGTTCCAGCAGGCGCTGAACCGGCCACGCCTGAAGGGCCACGTGCCGCGATTCCTCGATTCCAATCGGGCCGAACCGATTCGGGTGTACCAGGAACCCGAACTGCAGGCGATGACCAAGCAGTGGTTCGTCGACTTCGACCGCAAACTAGAGCACTACAGCACGCATTTCGACACCGACCTGTCGTGGGTGATGACGTGGGCCAAGAAGTACTGGTGGAGCTTCCTGGTCCGCGACATGGACCTCAATCACGAGCTGTACGCCTCCGACATCCGCTACACCGACGTCACGACCTTCGGCCGCACGATCGTCGGGATCGACGACTTCGTGACGTACAACTTTGCGTTCTTCGACGCGATCCCGGACTGGCGGTATGACCCACTGCCCGACCAGGTCTACCTCGACGTGACGCCGGAGGGCACCGTGCGCACCGTGATCCGCTACATCGGCAGCGGCCATTGGACCGGACCGCTACGGCTTTATCCCTACGACGAGTCGGCGCCCTGCATCTACGGCAACGGCCGGTTCATCCAGGCCCCGGCCGTCGACCGCTACCACTTCAACGCCGACGGGTTGATGGCCGAAGGGGAGACCCTCTACGACATTCTCGACGGCTTGCAGCGCGGGGGAGTGCTGCCTCGAGACGACAGCTGGCTCTTCCATGGCATGTTCGCCGCGTCCCGGATTCCCGTTGTGGCTCAAGCAGCGTGGCGCAGATTGCGCGCCAAGGCCTAG
- a CDS encoding DUF6542 domain-containing protein, translated as MSAQRARSSVAPANRSAHPNLPGVPWWAAVLIAVIATTIGFAFDAGSGNKELGSVFAAMYVLGCVAAVLAVRHSSIFTAVIQPPLILFVMVPGSYFLFHGASFTGVKDTLINFGYPLIERFPLMLFTSAGVLLIGLVRWYFGMSAKSSAAARPADDDDAESGPGLFAGLAAKLSGLRRGDVDVDDDVEDTPKRKHSIDRPATAEKRPRSARPAKRPAPTRSRHARPPLEDITEAPERPRRQSSRRRPADADADVADYPEIPRRRRQPRDPGARTSSSRREPREPREPRETREPRERRDPYGSPSRRSSRFEPYEAYPSYEPYPPYEPPTRQRPPGRANGDSETHHPVSRVRYRGEGEAESGRPSRSRRPSANDWDAESWRSDR; from the coding sequence GTGTCAGCACAGCGAGCCAGGTCCTCAGTGGCCCCCGCGAATCGCTCGGCGCACCCGAACCTTCCCGGCGTGCCCTGGTGGGCAGCCGTCCTCATCGCTGTGATCGCCACCACTATCGGCTTCGCCTTCGACGCCGGCTCGGGCAACAAGGAACTCGGCAGCGTCTTCGCCGCCATGTACGTCCTCGGCTGTGTGGCGGCGGTTCTCGCGGTGCGCCATTCGAGCATTTTCACCGCCGTCATCCAGCCGCCGCTGATCCTGTTCGTCATGGTGCCCGGCTCCTACTTCCTGTTCCACGGCGCCTCGTTCACCGGCGTCAAGGACACCCTGATCAACTTCGGCTACCCGCTGATCGAGCGCTTCCCGCTGATGCTGTTCACCTCGGCCGGCGTCCTGCTGATCGGATTGGTGCGCTGGTATTTCGGAATGTCGGCCAAATCGTCGGCGGCGGCCCGCCCTGCCGACGATGACGACGCCGAGTCGGGGCCCGGCTTGTTTGCCGGACTGGCAGCCAAGCTCAGTGGCCTGCGCCGCGGTGACGTCGACGTCGACGACGACGTCGAGGACACCCCCAAGCGCAAGCACAGCATCGACCGCCCCGCGACCGCCGAGAAGCGGCCCCGGTCGGCACGGCCCGCCAAACGTCCGGCACCCACGCGCTCGCGGCATGCCCGTCCCCCGCTGGAAGACATCACCGAGGCGCCCGAACGCCCCCGCCGTCAGTCGTCGCGCCGTCGCCCGGCCGACGCAGATGCCGACGTGGCCGACTATCCCGAGATTCCGCGGCGCCGGCGTCAGCCGCGCGACCCCGGCGCCCGCACGTCGTCGTCGCGCCGCGAACCACGCGAACCGCGGGAGCCACGCGAAACCCGCGAGCCGCGTGAGCGCCGGGATCCCTACGGTTCTCCGTCGCGGCGCAGCAGTCGTTTCGAGCCGTATGAGGCCTACCCGTCCTATGAGCCGTATCCGCCGTACGAGCCGCCGACGCGCCAGCGTCCGCCGGGGCGGGCCAACGGCGACAGCGAGACTCATCACCCGGTGTCGCGGGTGCGTTATCGCGGGGAGGGTGAGGCCGAGTCGGGCCGCCCGTCGCGGTCGCGTCGTCCGAGCGCGAACGACTGGGACGCCGAGTCCTGGCGTTCCGACCGCTGA
- the xseA gene encoding exodeoxyribonuclease VII large subunit has product MTSAQGNSAENPYPVRAVAIRVAGWIDKLGTVWVEGQLTQINVRNSTAYMVLRDPAANMSLDISCSRDLVLAAPVKLTEGTQVVVCGKPSFYTVRGSFSLRVSDIRAVGVGELLARIERLRRLLEAEGLFDPRLKRPLPFLPSTIGLITGRASAAEHDVTTVAAARWPAVRFAIRNTAVQGVNAVAQIVEALRELDADPDVDVIVIARGGGSVEDLLPFSDETLCREIAACTTPVVSAVGHEPDNPLCDLVADMRAVTPTDAAKKVVPDTAAELALISELRHRSAQALRNWVGREQRTVTHLRSRPVLADPLGALTHRHEEIERARACIRRDVKRLVAAESDRVGHLAARLATLGPAATLARGYAVVQVVSQQGEAEILRSTADAPAGTHLRIRVGDGAIGASSTGPTDGTHDTAT; this is encoded by the coding sequence GTGACCAGCGCCCAGGGCAACTCTGCGGAGAACCCGTACCCGGTCCGCGCGGTGGCCATCCGCGTTGCCGGGTGGATCGACAAGCTGGGCACCGTGTGGGTCGAGGGTCAGCTGACCCAGATCAACGTGCGCAACTCCACGGCGTACATGGTGCTGCGCGATCCGGCGGCCAACATGTCCCTGGACATCAGTTGCTCGCGTGACCTGGTGCTCGCCGCTCCGGTGAAGCTCACCGAAGGCACCCAGGTGGTGGTGTGCGGCAAGCCGAGCTTCTACACCGTGCGCGGCTCATTCTCCTTGCGCGTCAGCGATATTCGCGCCGTCGGCGTCGGCGAGCTGTTGGCCCGCATCGAACGATTGCGCCGGCTGCTGGAAGCCGAGGGGCTGTTCGATCCGCGGCTCAAGCGCCCGCTGCCGTTCCTGCCGTCGACCATCGGCCTGATCACCGGCCGGGCCAGCGCGGCCGAACACGATGTGACGACGGTGGCGGCGGCCCGCTGGCCCGCGGTGCGCTTCGCGATCCGCAACACCGCCGTGCAGGGCGTGAACGCCGTGGCCCAGATCGTCGAGGCACTGCGCGAACTCGACGCCGACCCCGACGTCGACGTGATCGTGATCGCCCGCGGCGGTGGCAGCGTGGAAGACCTGCTGCCGTTCTCCGACGAGACGCTGTGCCGCGAGATCGCCGCCTGCACCACACCGGTGGTCAGCGCCGTCGGCCACGAGCCGGACAACCCGCTGTGCGACCTGGTCGCCGATATGCGGGCGGTCACCCCGACCGACGCCGCCAAGAAGGTGGTGCCCGACACCGCCGCCGAACTGGCGCTGATCTCCGAGCTGCGGCACCGCAGCGCCCAGGCGCTGCGTAACTGGGTCGGCCGCGAGCAGCGCACGGTGACCCATCTGCGCAGCCGGCCCGTACTCGCCGACCCGTTGGGTGCGTTGACGCATCGCCATGAGGAGATCGAGCGGGCACGCGCCTGTATCCGCCGCGATGTCAAGCGGCTGGTCGCGGCGGAGTCCGATCGCGTCGGCCACTTGGCGGCGCGGTTGGCCACCCTCGGCCCGGCGGCCACGCTGGCCCGCGGCTACGCCGTCGTCCAGGTGGTCAGCCAACAAGGCGAGGCGGAGATTCTTCGCTCGACCGCCGACGCACCCGCCGGAACCCACCTCCGCATCCGAGTGGGCGACGGCGCAATCGGCGCAAGCAGCACTGGCCCGACGGACGGAACGCATGACACAGCCACCTGA
- a CDS encoding lipid droplet-associated protein, with amino-acid sequence MATAPYGVRLLVGAAVTALEETRKLPQTILMYPMTVASTVAHIVMKVQQDLADLVIKGDSALENIFPPKDEQPEWATFDEDLPGDEDAPARDSERLTEGRFALYSETDGVEVKAQSAAQPSKLATATKSAPPIAEELDYESLTLAQLRARLQSLSVADLEALLAYEETSKARAPFQTLLANRITRASAK; translated from the coding sequence ATGGCAACTGCACCGTACGGGGTTCGTCTGCTGGTCGGCGCCGCCGTCACCGCACTCGAGGAAACCCGCAAGCTGCCCCAAACCATCCTGATGTACCCGATGACGGTGGCCAGCACCGTCGCGCACATCGTGATGAAGGTGCAGCAGGACCTGGCTGACCTGGTGATCAAGGGCGACTCCGCCCTGGAGAACATCTTCCCGCCGAAGGACGAGCAGCCCGAGTGGGCCACGTTCGACGAGGATCTCCCCGGGGACGAGGACGCGCCGGCACGGGACTCCGAACGCCTCACCGAGGGCCGGTTCGCCCTGTACAGCGAGACCGACGGCGTCGAGGTCAAGGCGCAATCCGCAGCGCAACCATCGAAGCTGGCAACCGCCACCAAGAGCGCCCCGCCGATCGCCGAGGAACTCGACTACGAGTCGCTGACGCTGGCGCAGCTGCGTGCCCGGTTGCAGTCGCTGAGCGTCGCCGACCTGGAGGCGCTGCTGGCCTACGAGGAGACCTCCAAGGCTCGGGCACCGTTCCAGACTCTGCTGGCCAACAGGATCACCCGCGCGTCCGCCAAGTGA
- the ychF gene encoding redox-regulated ATPase YchF, with the protein MSLSLGIVGLPNVGKSTLFNALTRNNVLAANYPFATIEPNEGVVPLPDPRLAKLAEIFGSERILPAPVTFVDIAGIVKGASEGAGLGNKFLANIRECDAICQVVRVFADDDVVHVDGKVDPKSDIEVIETELILADLQTLEKAVPRLEKEARNNKDRKPVHEAAVAAQELLNGGTTLFAAGKKVDSAVLRELNLLTTKPFLYVFNCDESVLTDAEKVAELKAMVAPADAVFLDAKIEEELQELDDESAAELLESIGQTERGLDALARAGFHTLKLQTYLTAGPKEARAWVIHQGDTAPKAAGVIHTDFEKGFIKAEIVSYDDLVEAGNMAAAKAAGKVRMEGKDYVMVDGDVVEFRFNV; encoded by the coding sequence GTGAGCCTGAGCCTGGGAATCGTCGGTCTGCCCAATGTGGGGAAATCGACCCTATTCAACGCGCTGACCCGCAATAACGTGCTGGCAGCCAACTATCCGTTCGCCACGATCGAGCCGAACGAAGGTGTCGTTCCGCTGCCCGATCCGCGGTTGGCCAAGCTGGCCGAGATCTTCGGCTCCGAGCGGATCCTGCCGGCGCCGGTCACCTTCGTCGACATCGCCGGCATCGTGAAGGGCGCCTCGGAGGGGGCGGGCCTGGGCAACAAGTTCCTGGCCAACATTCGTGAATGCGACGCGATCTGTCAGGTGGTCCGGGTGTTCGCCGACGACGACGTGGTGCACGTCGACGGCAAGGTGGACCCGAAGTCCGACATCGAGGTCATCGAGACCGAGCTGATCCTGGCCGACCTGCAGACGCTGGAGAAGGCCGTGCCCCGGCTGGAGAAGGAAGCCCGCAACAACAAGGACCGCAAGCCGGTGCACGAGGCCGCCGTGGCCGCCCAGGAGTTGCTCAACGGTGGTACGACGCTGTTTGCCGCGGGCAAGAAGGTGGACTCGGCGGTGCTGCGCGAGCTGAACCTGTTGACCACCAAGCCGTTTCTCTATGTGTTCAACTGCGACGAGTCGGTGCTCACCGATGCCGAGAAGGTGGCGGAGCTCAAGGCGATGGTAGCGCCCGCCGACGCGGTGTTCCTGGACGCCAAGATCGAGGAGGAGCTGCAGGAGCTCGACGATGAGTCGGCGGCCGAGCTGCTGGAGTCGATCGGGCAGACCGAGCGCGGTCTGGATGCGTTGGCGCGAGCCGGTTTTCACACGTTGAAGCTGCAGACGTATCTGACGGCCGGGCCAAAAGAGGCGCGCGCGTGGGTGATTCATCAGGGCGACACCGCCCCGAAGGCGGCCGGTGTCATCCACACCGACTTCGAGAAGGGCTTCATCAAGGCCGAGATCGTGTCCTATGACGATCTGGTCGAGGCCGGGAACATGGCCGCGGCCAAGGCGGCAGGCAAGGTGCGCATGGAGGGCAAGGACTACGTCATGGTCGACGGTGACGTGGTCGAGTTCCGCTTCAACGTGTAG
- a CDS encoding 3-beta-hydroxysteroid dehydrogenase yields the protein MLAAMSDATLTTELGRVLVTGGAGFVGANLVTELLERGHFVRAFDRAASSLPPHERLEVLQGDICDTATVAAAVDGIDTIFHTAAIIDLMGGASATEEYRKRSFDVNVGGTKNLIHAGQAAGVKRFVYTASNSVVMGGQTIVNGDETMPYTERFNDLYTETKVAAEKFVLSQSGVDGLLTCSIRPSGIWGRGDQTMFRKLFESVIAGHVKVLVGNKDAKLDNSYVHNLVHGFILAAEHLVEGGSAPGQAYFINDGEPINMFDFSRPVVEACGEKWPTFWIPGSFVHALLTGWQWLHFKFGLPKPPLEPLAVERVSIDNYFSIEKARRDLGYEPLFTTEQALKKCLPYYTDLYAEMKG from the coding sequence ATCCTCGCCGCCATGAGTGATGCCACGCTGACCACCGAGCTGGGCCGCGTCCTGGTGACCGGCGGCGCCGGATTCGTCGGCGCCAACCTGGTGACCGAGCTGCTCGAGCGCGGACACTTCGTCCGCGCCTTCGATCGAGCGGCATCGTCGCTGCCCCCGCACGAGCGCCTCGAGGTGCTCCAAGGCGACATCTGCGACACCGCAACGGTGGCCGCCGCGGTCGACGGGATCGACACGATCTTCCACACGGCGGCGATCATCGACCTGATGGGCGGGGCGTCGGCCACCGAGGAGTACCGCAAGCGCAGCTTCGACGTGAACGTCGGCGGCACTAAGAATTTGATCCACGCGGGACAGGCCGCCGGAGTCAAGCGCTTCGTCTACACCGCGTCCAACAGCGTGGTCATGGGTGGGCAGACGATCGTCAACGGTGACGAAACAATGCCGTACACAGAGCGTTTCAACGACCTCTACACCGAGACCAAGGTGGCCGCCGAGAAGTTCGTGCTCAGCCAGAGTGGCGTCGACGGCCTGCTGACGTGCTCGATCCGACCGAGCGGCATCTGGGGCCGTGGCGATCAGACAATGTTCCGCAAGCTGTTCGAGAGCGTGATCGCCGGGCACGTCAAGGTTCTGGTCGGCAATAAGGACGCCAAGCTGGACAACTCGTACGTCCACAACTTGGTACACGGATTCATCTTGGCCGCAGAGCATTTGGTCGAGGGCGGTTCAGCTCCCGGCCAGGCGTACTTCATCAACGACGGCGAGCCGATCAACATGTTCGACTTCTCCCGGCCTGTGGTGGAGGCCTGCGGCGAAAAATGGCCGACCTTCTGGATCCCGGGGAGCTTTGTCCACGCGCTGCTGACCGGCTGGCAGTGGCTGCATTTCAAGTTCGGCTTGCCCAAGCCGCCGCTGGAACCGCTTGCGGTGGAACGGGTGTCGATCGACAACTACTTCTCCATCGAGAAGGCCCGCCGCGACCTGGGTTACGAGCCGCTGTTCACCACCGAGCAGGCGCTGAAGAAATGCCTGCCGTATTACACCGACCTCTATGCGGAGATGAAGGGCTAG
- a CDS encoding 4-hydroxy-3-methylbut-2-enyl diphosphate reductase — MPPTVNMGIPGAASSAAGPVTGKRVLLAEPRGYCAGVDRAVETVERALEKHGAPVYVRHEIVHNKHVVETLAAAGAVFVDETDEVPEGAIVVFSAHGVAPTVHQTAAERNLQVIDATCPLVTKVHNEAKRFARDDYDILLIGHEGHEEVVGTAGEAPDHVQVVDNPDAVDNVTVRDPNKVIWLSQTTLSVDETMETVRRLREKFPTLQDPPSDDICYATQNRQGAVKAMAPECDLVIVVGSRNSSNSVRLVEVALGAGAQSSYLVDYADDIDPAWLSGVNTVGVTSGASVPEILVRGVLERLAEYGYGTVQSVTTANETLVFALPREIRPARA; from the coding sequence ATGCCGCCTACCGTCAACATGGGGATTCCTGGTGCCGCCAGTTCGGCCGCCGGACCCGTCACCGGCAAGCGGGTGCTGCTGGCCGAGCCGCGCGGGTACTGCGCGGGCGTGGACCGCGCGGTGGAAACCGTCGAGCGCGCCCTGGAGAAGCACGGCGCGCCGGTGTACGTCCGCCACGAGATCGTCCACAACAAGCATGTGGTCGAAACGCTGGCCGCGGCCGGTGCGGTGTTCGTCGACGAGACCGACGAGGTGCCCGAGGGCGCGATCGTGGTGTTCTCGGCCCACGGCGTCGCCCCGACCGTCCACCAGACCGCCGCCGAGCGCAACCTGCAGGTCATCGACGCCACCTGTCCGCTGGTCACCAAGGTCCATAACGAGGCCAAGCGGTTCGCCCGCGACGACTACGACATCCTGCTGATCGGCCACGAGGGCCACGAAGAGGTCGTCGGCACCGCCGGTGAAGCGCCCGATCACGTCCAGGTCGTCGACAACCCCGACGCGGTCGACAACGTCACCGTGCGCGACCCGAACAAGGTCATCTGGCTGTCCCAGACCACGCTGAGCGTCGACGAGACCATGGAGACGGTGCGCCGCCTACGGGAGAAGTTCCCGACGCTGCAGGATCCGCCCAGCGACGACATCTGCTACGCCACCCAGAACCGCCAGGGTGCGGTCAAGGCAATGGCCCCGGAGTGCGATCTGGTGATCGTGGTCGGTTCGCGAAACTCGTCGAACTCGGTGCGACTGGTCGAGGTGGCGTTGGGCGCCGGTGCGCAGTCCTCCTACCTGGTGGACTACGCCGACGACATCGACCCGGCCTGGTTGTCCGGGGTCAACACCGTCGGCGTGACGTCCGGCGCGTCGGTGCCCGAGATCCTCGTGCGCGGGGTGCTGGAGCGGCTGGCCGAATACGGCTACGGCACCGTGCAATCGGTGACGACGGCCAACGAGACGCTGGTGTTCGCGCTGCCGCGCGAGATCCGTCCCGCGCGCGCGTAG
- a CDS encoding dihydrofolate reductase family protein, with translation MGKLIFTATVSIDGYAADADGDFQWSAPNTAVFDVHVDRMAAVSTEVLGRKTFELMQYWETDPDGDVWTAAEHEFARRWRGIEKVVASSTLTPGQIGPHRVVSDLTLDELRRIVAAATGVVEIFGPTVAAPAIRAGLIEEFHFFVVPKLVGGGLRALPDGVHLDLTLAEHTVFDNGTAYLRYVPR, from the coding sequence ATGGGAAAACTGATCTTCACCGCGACTGTGTCCATCGACGGCTATGCCGCCGACGCCGACGGCGACTTCCAGTGGTCCGCCCCGAACACGGCGGTGTTCGACGTCCACGTCGACCGCATGGCGGCGGTATCCACTGAAGTGCTGGGCCGCAAGACGTTCGAGTTGATGCAGTACTGGGAGACCGATCCCGATGGCGATGTCTGGACCGCAGCCGAACACGAGTTCGCCCGGCGCTGGCGAGGCATCGAGAAGGTGGTGGCGTCGTCGACGCTCACGCCTGGGCAGATCGGACCCCACCGCGTGGTGTCCGACCTGACCTTGGACGAGTTGCGGCGGATCGTCGCCGCCGCCACCGGCGTCGTGGAGATCTTCGGGCCCACGGTCGCGGCCCCCGCGATCCGGGCCGGCCTCATCGAGGAGTTTCACTTCTTCGTCGTCCCCAAGCTAGTGGGCGGCGGCCTGCGCGCGCTGCCCGACGGCGTGCACCTCGACCTGACGCTCGCCGAGCACACGGTCTTCGACAACGGCACCGCGTATCTCCGATACGTGCCCCGCTGA
- a CDS encoding TetR/AcrR family transcriptional regulator, with translation MSDSPSSDDRWRGTSSDERTDERRERLLAAGYAIVGTQGASALAVRGVCRAASVSPRHFYECFPDTDSLLLATYERAVQQLLDAVGAALTGMDGPFEERLRAVFDAAAGYLEAHPESGRIIFREALTNDILRTRGVITLPAFLGAVRTMAAEPGRASVPAAYRHLEATLLSGGLAAVFVEWLSGSGRFTRDELVSYCTTASLTLMSTAPTE, from the coding sequence GTGAGCGATTCTCCTTCCTCTGACGACCGCTGGCGCGGGACATCGTCGGACGAGCGGACCGATGAGCGCCGCGAGCGGCTGCTCGCGGCAGGCTACGCGATCGTCGGCACCCAGGGCGCCTCCGCATTGGCGGTCCGCGGGGTATGCCGTGCGGCGAGCGTCAGCCCGCGCCACTTCTACGAATGCTTTCCCGATACCGACTCGCTGCTGCTCGCCACGTATGAACGTGCCGTACAACAACTTCTCGACGCCGTCGGTGCGGCGCTGACCGGTATGGACGGCCCGTTCGAGGAGCGGTTACGCGCAGTCTTCGACGCCGCGGCCGGGTACTTGGAGGCTCATCCGGAATCCGGGCGCATCATCTTCCGAGAGGCGCTGACCAATGACATCCTGCGCACCCGCGGGGTGATCACGCTGCCCGCGTTTCTGGGCGCGGTGCGCACGATGGCTGCCGAGCCTGGACGGGCTTCCGTCCCGGCAGCCTATCGGCATCTGGAAGCCACGCTGCTATCCGGCGGACTGGCCGCCGTCTTCGTCGAATGGCTCTCCGGTTCAGGCAGATTCACTCGCGACGAACTCGTGTCCTACTGCACGACGGCGAGCCTGACGCTGATGTCCACTGCGCCAACCGAATGA